In Procambarus clarkii isolate CNS0578487 chromosome 36, FALCON_Pclarkii_2.0, whole genome shotgun sequence, one DNA window encodes the following:
- the LOC123756264 gene encoding uro-adherence factor A-like: MESGKQSASAHSFISHGEIPPDPTAFFTSSLEESASQEESASQEESASQEESASQEESASQEESASQEESASQEESASQEESASQEESASQEESASQEESASQEESASQEESASQEESASQEESASQEESASQEESASQEESASQEESASQEESASQEESASQEESASQEESASQEESASQEESASQEESASQEESASQEESASQEESASQEESASQEESASQEESASQEESASQEESASQEESASQEESASQEESASQEESASQEESASQEESASQEESASQEESASQEESASQEESASQEESASQEESASQEESASQEESASQEESASQEESASQEESASQEESASQEESASQEESASQEESASQEESASQEESASQEESASQEESASQEESASQEESASQEESASQEESASQEESASQEESASQEESASQEESASQEESASQEESASQEESASQEESASQEESASQEESASQEESASQEESASQEESASQEESASQEESASHTQTI, translated from the exons atggagagtggtaagcaaagtgcttcAGCACACTCTTTTATTAGTCATGGAGAGATTCCGCCAGATCCAACAGCCTTCTTTACCTCATCTCTA GAAGAGTCTGCATCACAGGAAGAGTCTGCTTCACAGGAAGAGTCTGCTTCACAGGAAGAGTCTGCTTCACAGGAAGAGTCTGCTTCACAGGAAGAGTCTGCTTCACAGGAAGAGTCTGCTTCACAGGAAGAGTCTGCTTCACAGGAAGAGTCTGCTTCACAGGAAGAGTCTGCTTCACAGGAAGAGTCTGCTTCACAGGAAGAGTCTGCTTCACAGGAAGAGTCTGCTTCACAGGAAGAGTCTGCTTCACAGGAAGAGTCTGCTTCACAGGAAGAGTCTGCCTCACAGGAAGAGTCTGCTTCACAGGAAGAGTCTGCTTCACAGGAAGAGTCTGCCTCACAGGAAGAGTCTGCCTCACAGGAAGAGTCTGCTTCACAGGAAGAGTCTGCTTCACAGGAAGAGTCTGCCTCACAGGAAGAGTCTGCTTCACAGGAAGAGTCTGCTTCACAGGAAGAGTCTGCCTCACAGGAAGAGTCTGCCTCACAGGAAGAGTCTGCCTCACAGGAAGAGTCTGCCTCACAGGAAGAGTCTGCCTCACAGGAAGAGTCTGCTTCACAGGAAGAGTCTGCTTCACAGGAAGAGTCTGCTTCACAGGAAGAGTCTGCCTCACAGGAAGAGTCTGCCTCACAGGAAGAGTCTGCCTCACAGGAAGAGTCTGCTTCACAGGAAGAGTCTGCCTCACAGGAAGAGTCTGCCTCACAGGAAGAGTCTGCTTCACAGGAAGAGTCTGCTTCACAGGAAGAGTCTGCCTCACAGGAAGAGTCTGCCTCACAGGAAGAGTCTGCCTCACAGGAAGAGTCTGCTTCACAGGAAGAGTCTGCTTCACAGGAAGAGTCTGCCTCACAGGAAGAGTCTGCCTCACAGGAAGAGTCTGCTTCACAGGAAGAGTCTGCTTCACAGGAAGAGTCTGCTTCACAGGAAGAGTCTGCCTCACAGGAAGAGTCTGCCTCACAGGAAGAGTCTGCTTCACAGGAAGAGTCTGCTTCACAGGAAGAGTCTGCTTCACAGGAAGAGTCTGCTTCACAGGAAGAGTCTGCCTCACAGGAAGAGTCTGCTTCACAGGAAGAGTCTGCTTCACAGGAAGAGTCTGCCTCACAGGAAGAGTCTGCCTCACAGGAAGAGTCTGCTTCACAGGAAGAGTCTGCTTCACAGGAAGAGTCTGCTTCACAGGAAGAGTCTGCCTCACAGGAAGAGTCTGCCTCACAGGAAGAGTCTGCTTCACAGGAAGAGTCTGCTTCACAGGAAGAGTCTGCCTCACAGGAAGAGTCTGCTTCACAGGAAGAGTCTGCTTCACAGGAAGAGTCTGCTTCACAGGAGGAGTCTGCTTCACAGGAAGAGTCTGCTTCACAGGAAGAGTCTGCTTCACAGGAAGAGTCTGCCTCACAGGAAGAGTCTGCCTCACAGGAAGAGTCTGCTTCACATACACAAACTATATGA
- the LOC138371728 gene encoding involucrin-like, with amino-acid sequence MQGDGEDREEKPSNTSGEKGLRDNPSTCVKQEKQFPGQVPDLQQQQQQQEKQCPGQVPDLQQQQQQEKQCPGQVPDLQQLQQQEKQCPGQVPDLQQQQQQEKQCPGQVPDLQQQQQQEKQCPGQVPDLQQQQQQEKQCPGQVPDLQQQQQQEKQCPGQVPDLQQQQQQEKQCPGQVPDLQQQQQQEKQCPGQVPDLQQLQQQEKQCPGQVPDLQQLQQQEKQCPGQVPGLQQQQQLQQQEKQCPGQVPGLQQLQQQEKQCPGQVPDLQQQQQEKQCPGQVPDLQQLQQQEKQCPGQVPDLQQLQQQEKQCPGQVPDLQQLQQQEKQCPGQVPDLQQQQQQEKQCPGQVPDLQQLQQQEKQCPGQVPSPQQLQQQEKQCPDQVPSPQQLQQQEKQCPGQVPSPQQLQQQEKQCPGQVPSPQQLQQQEKQCPGQVPSPQQLQQQEKQCPGQVPNLQQQQQQEKQCPGQVPNLQQLQQQEKQCPGQVPSPQQLQQQEKQCPGQVPNLQQQQQQEKQCPDQVPSPQQLQQQEKQCPDQVPNLQQQQQQEKQCPGQVPSPQQQLQQQEKQCPDQVPSPQQLQQQEKQCPDQVPNLQQQLQQQEQQQQSCTRPNSSYSSTATINSKSVGDKTNAHPRGAISSWEKMGGDKRLLSCVSEAAPSAKLLSR; translated from the exons atgcaaggtgatggagaagatcgtgaagaaaaacctagtaacacatctggagagaagggacttcgtgacaacccatcaacatgtgttaaG caagagaaacagTTCCCAGGTCAGGTACcagacctccagcagcagcagcagcagcaagagaaaCAGTGCCCAGGTCAGGTACcagacctccagcagcagcagcagcaagagaaaCAGTGCCCAGGTCAGGTACCAGACctccagcagctgcagcagcaagaGAAACAGTGCCCAGGTCAGGTACcagacctccagcagcagcagcagcaagagaaaCAGTGCCCAGGTCAGGTACcagacctccagcagcagcagcagcaagagaaaCAGTGCCCAGGTCAGGTACcagacctccagcagcagcagcagcaagagaaaCAGTGCCCAGGTCAGGTACcagacctccagcagcagcagcagcaagagaaaCAGTGCCCAGGTCAGGTACcagacctccagcagcagcagcagcaagagaaaCAGTGCCCAGGTCAGGTACcagacctccagcagcagcagcagcaagagaaaCAGTGCCCAGGTCAGGTACCAGACctccagcagctgcagcagcaagaGAAACAGTGCCCAGGTCAGGTACCAGACctccagcagctgcagcagcaagaGAAACAGTGCCCAGGTCAGGTACCaggcctccagcagcagcagcagctgcagcagcaagaGAAACAGTGCCCAGGGCAGGTACCAGGCctccagcagctgcagcagcaagaGAAACAGTGCCCAGGTCAGGTACcagacctccagcagcagcagcaagagaaaCAGTGCCCAGGTCAGGTACCAGACctccagcagctgcagcagcaagaGAAACAGTGCCCAGGTCAGGTACCAGACctccagcagctgcagcagcaagaGAAACAGTGCCCAGGGCAGGTACCAGACctccagcagctgcagcagcaagaGAAACAGTGCCCAGGTCAGGTACcagacctccagcagcagcagcagcaagagaaaCAGTGCCCAGGTCAGGTACCAGACctccagcagctgcagcagcaagaGAAACAGTGCCCAGGTCAGGTACCAAGCccccagcagctgcagcagcaagaGAAACAGTGCCCAGATCAGGTACCAAGCccccagcagctgcagcagcaagaGAAACAGTGCCCAGGTCAGGTACCAAGCccccagcagctgcagcagcaagaGAAACAGTGCCCAGGTCAGGTACCAAGCccccagcagctgcagcagcaagaGAAACAGTGCCCAGGTCAGGTACCAAGCccccagcagctgcagcagcaagaGAAACAGTGCCCAGGTCAGGTACcaaacctccagcagcagcagcagcaagagaaaCAGTGCCCAGGTCAGGTACCAAACctccagcagctgcagcagcaagaGAAACAGTGCCCAGGTCAGGTACCAAGCccccagcagctgcagcagcaagaGAAACAGTGCCCAGGTCAGGTACcaaacctccagcagcagcagcagcaagagaaaCAGTGCCCAGATCAGGTACCAAGCccccagcagctgcagcagcaagaGAAACAGTGCCCAGATCAGGTACcaaacctccagcagcagcagcagcaagagaaaCAGTGCCCAGGTCAGGTACCAAGCccccagcagcagctgcagcagcaagaGAAACAGTGCCCAGATCAGGTACCAAGCccccagcagctgcagcagcaagaGAAACAGTGCCCAGATCAGGTACCAAACctccagcagcagctgcagcaacaagagcagcaacaacagagctGCACACGTCCAAACAGCAGttacagcagcaccgccaccatcaacagtaaaagcGTTGGCGATAAGACCAACGCGCACCCGAGAGGAGCCATATCCAGCTGGGAGAAGATGGGGGGAGATAAACGGCTTCTCTCCTGTGTAAGTGAGGCGGCTCCATCAGCCAAACTGCTGTCCAGATAA